From a region of the Panicum virgatum strain AP13 chromosome 2K, P.virgatum_v5, whole genome shotgun sequence genome:
- the LOC120696253 gene encoding uncharacterized protein LOC120696253 has protein sequence MGEECKEAAAGCGGRHAAEGVVDPADSAKLYEDVPPMPLMALNHISRPCKSVEDSVRFYVKALGFVLIHRPPALDFSGAWLFNYGVGIHLVQRDDARRAADVNPGELDPMDNHISFQCEDMGVMERRLREMRIRYMKRTINEEEGSAIDQLFFKDPDGFMIEICNCENLELVPAGALGRLRLPRGRHNPPVRMVHHDGDGN, from the exons ATGGGAGAAGAGTGcaaggaagccgccgccggctgcggagGGCGCCATGCGGCGGAGGGCGTCGTCGACCCGGCCGACTCGGCGAAGCTGTACGAGGACGTGCCGCCGATGCCGCTGATGGCGCTCAACCACATCTCCCGCCCGTGCAAGTCCGTCGAAGACTCGGTCCGGTTCTACGTCAAGGCCCTCGGCTTCGTCCTCATCCACCGCCCGCCGGCGCTCGACTTCTCCGGCGCATG GCTGTTCAACTACGGGGTGGGGATCCACCTGGTCCAGCGCGACGACGCGCGGAGGGCGGCCGAcgtgaaccccggcgagctggACCCCATGGACAACCACATCTCGTTCCAGTGCGAGGACATGGGGGTCATGGAGCGGCGGCTCCGGGAGATGCGCATCAGGTACATGAAGCGGACCATCAACGAGGAGGAGGGCTCGGCCATCGACCAGCTCTTCTTCAAGGACCCCGATGGCTTCATGATCGAGATCTGCAACTGCGAGAACCTCGAGCTCGTCCCCGCCGGCGCGCTCGGACGCCTCAGGctcccgcgcggccgccacAACCCGCCTGTTCGGATGGTGCaccacgacggcgacggcaacTAG